Below is a genomic region from Lonsdalea populi.
TCAGCGGATTTATCGTGACTTCTCTCTGCCGCAAAATAACAATCCCCTCACGCCCGAGTTGACCGCCGGCGCGCGAAATACGCTGTCGTCGCTCTATCACACCGGTCACCTGATCGTCAGGCACAAAGACGTGCTGGCGGCGCTGCCGACCAATTTTTTCGACGAGGTGATCGTCTCCGTCGCGAGTAAGCACTATCAGCCGGTCAAGGTCCTCACCGCCAAGGTGATGCTGTCGCTGTGGGCGAAAGGCTACGCCGAGGTGGAAGATGTGGTCATTATGTCGCGCATTCTGTTTCTGGCCAGCCACGATCACCGGTTGCAGGTGCGAAAAAACATCTTCGACCAGAACCTGATTTCCAACGTCTATATCAAGCTGAAGTGACGGCGGCGTCCGGCGCGTTAAACGAGAAAGCCGGACGCATTCCGTGTGACTCAGTCCTGACGAAGCCTTGTTTCTCCGTTAATCAATCGCTGCAAGCGGGCCGGAAATGCCTGCGCAAACCGCTGCAGGTGCTCGGTCACGGTATCGACCAGCGCGGAGGCAGGGCGGTGCAGCGGGCGGATCAGGCTGACGGTAAAGGGGACGTCGATGCTGAAACGGCGGACGACTACGCCGTGACGGGAGGCGGCATAGTCCGCGGCCGTCAGCGGATTGACGATGGACAGGCCCACCCCGGCGCGCACCATCGCGCAGACCGAGGCGGCGCTGTGCGTTTCCATCACCATACTGCGCTCCACGCCCGCTTCCTGAAACAGATGGTCGAGCCACTGACGGTAGCTGTCCGCGCTGGACAGGCTGATGAACGGCTGGTGGCGAAAATCTTCCGGCGTCAGCACCGGCTTGCTGGCGAGCGGATGGCGGGACGGCAGCACGCAGACTTCGCTGAGCTGCATCAGCGTCTCACGCTCGGTGCCTGCGGGCGTCGTGCTGTTCTCGGTCAGCCCCAGATCGTGACGCTGCGCGGAGAGCCACTCTTCGAGCAGCGGCGACTCCTGGGGAATGATGTGCAGATTGAGCGTGGGGTATTCCGCCAGCAGCGGCTGACACACCTCCGGCAGCAGCGACTGGGAAAAGACCGGCAGGCAGGCGATGGACAGCTGCGCCTGTTGGAAGCGCCGAATATCCTCGGCCGCACTGACGATCCGGTCCAGCCCGTAGTAAGAGCGCTGGACCTCTTCAAACAGCCGTAGCCCCTGCGCGGTCGGATGCAGGCGGCCGCGCACCCGTTCGAACAACGCCATCTGCATGAGACGCTCGAAGCGCGCCAGCTCCCGGCTCACCGTCGGCTGCGACGTATTGAGCAGGCCGGCGGCTTCCGTCAGGTTGCCGGTGGTCATCACGGCATGAAAAATTTCGATATGTCGCAGGGAAATGGCCGCCACGCTAGATACCTTGGTTTAGGATAAAGCCATATCATAAATGAATAGACTCTGCGTAAAAGGATATTTGTTTCCCTCAAGGGCGATTCCGCACAATGCAGACATAATTTCATTTAACAGGTGTTGACCCCATGCCGCACGATCTGAATACCCCTTCCCACGCGTTGAACGCAGACAGCCTGCGGGCGCTGCCGGCCCGCTTCGGCTGCCCGGTCTGGGCCTACGACGCCGACACCATCATCAACCGCATCGCCCAACTGCGCGCCTTCGACACCATTCGGTTCGCGCAGAAGGCGTGCTCCAACATCCATATTCTGGCGCTGATGCGCCGGCACGGCGTCAAGGTGGATTCCGTTTCGCTGGGGGAGATCGAGCGCGCGCTGGCGGCCGGCTTTCAGCCGGGAACGCCGGATCACGACATCGTCTTCACCGCCGATCTGCTGGATCACGCTACGTTGAAACGGGTGGCCGCGCTGAACATTCCCGTCAACGCCGGTTCCGTGGACATGCTCAATCAACTGGGCGCCGTCTCGCCGGGGCACCCGGTCTGGCTGCGCGTCAATCCGGGCTTCGGCCACGGACACAGCCAGAAAACCAATACCGGCGGTGAAAACAGCAAGCACGGCATCTGGTACGGCGATCTGCCGCTGGCGCTGGCGGCGATTGAGCGTTACCCGCTCAAATTAGTCGGTTTGCATATGCACATCGGCTCCGGCGTAGACTACGGCCATCTGGAACAGGTTTGTGACGCGATGGTGCGGCAGGTGATCGACTTCGGTCAGGATCTGGAGGCTATCTCCGCAGGCGGCGGGCTGTCCATCCCTTACCGTGACGGTGAGGAGTCGATCGACACGCAACACTATTACGGGCTGTGGAACGGTGCGCGTGAGCGCATCGCCGCGCATCTTGGTCATCCGGTCACGTTGGAGATCGAACCCGGCCGTTTCCTGATGGCGGAAGCGGGCGTGCTGGTGGCGGAAGTCCGGGCCGTCAAGGCGATGGGCCGCCGTCACTTCGTGCTGGTCGACGCCGGGTTTAACGATCTGATGCGCCCGGCGATGTACGGCAGCTACCACCACATCACGCTGCTGCCGGGGGATGGCCGCGATTTGGGCGGATCGGCGCTGCGCGACACGGTGGTGGCGGGGCCGCTATGCGAGTCCGGCGACGTCTTTACCCAGCAGGCGGGCGGCGGCGTTGAAACTATCGCCCTGCCGGATGCCAAAGTCGGAGACTACCTGGTCTTCCACGACACCGGGGCCTACGGCGCGTCGATGTCGTCTAACTACAACAGCCGTCCGCTGCTGCCGGAAGTGCTGTTCGACGGCGGCGAGCCGCGCCTGATCCGCCGTCGGCAGACGGTGGAAGAGCTGCTGGCGCTGGAACAGCTGTAATACCTCTCTCGCCTCTCCCTGCATCCGGGAGAGGCGTCATCTCCTGGTCCCGCCGTTCCTCGCGTCTGTGATAGGCCTCTCCCCGCCTTGTCTCTTCACACGGTTTTCACCGTGATTTCACCCGCTTATTTTGTGTTCGCGCACATAGGTGAATACCGCCGCCAGCCCTAAAATAAGGGCTATCAAATCGCGGCGTTACCTTATTGATGCCCGTCGCCGCAATACACGCTTCTCTACCCTACGTAACAGATATAACAATAAAGAGGTCATACTATGAACGGCATGGAACCCCTTGGTTGGTATGGAGCATTAATCGGTCTATTCATTGCCATTTTCTTGATTCTTCGCAAAATAAATCCCGTCTACTCGCTATTTTTCGGCGCAATCGCGGGCGCGGTGATCGGCGGCGCGAGCCTTGACCAGACGCTGGCTCTGCTGACCACCGGGACGCAAAGCGTGATGGGCACCGTGATCCGCGTGCTGGCCGCCGGCGTGCTGGCCGGGGTGATGATGGAGTCCGGCGCGGCGGAGACCATCGCCCAGGCGGTGGTGAAAAAAATGGGCGAGGGCAAGGCGATCCTGGCGCTGGCGCTGGCCACGATGATCATCACCGCCGTCGGCGTTTTTATCCCGGTCGCGGTACTGATCGTCGCGCCGATCGCGCTATCGGTCGGCAACAAAATGGGGATCTCCAAGCTGGCGCTGCTGTTGGCGCTCTCCGGCGGCGGCAAGGCGGGCAACATCATCTCACCGAATCCGAATGCCATCGCGGCGGCTAACGGTTTCCACATCTCCCTGAGCGATGTGATGATCGCCGGTTTTATTCCCGCCATGGGCGGTTTGCTGATGACGATCCTGATCGCCGGTTTGTTGAAAAACAAAGGCGCCAAGGTGACCGAACAGGAAGTCGCCGCGCTGTCCGCGCATCAACCTGCGGGCGACAAGCGTTACCCGCCGCTGCATCAGGCCATCGTGGCGCCGCTGGTGGCGGTGATCCTGCTAATGATCAATCCCATCGGCTCGATCCTGAATATCCCGCTGCTCTCCGAGTTTAAGCTTGATGCGCTGTACGTCTTGCCGATCGCCGGGATCGTCGGCCTGCTGGCGATGGGGCAGCATAGAAAATTGATCGCCTATACCGCGTCCGGGCTGGAGAAAATGACGGCGACGGTCCTGATCCTAATCGGCGCCGGGGCGATAGCCGGTCTGATTGCGGCGTCGAATTTGTCGACGCAGGTGGTGGCGCTCATCAACCTGATGGGGATCTCCGGCACGTTCCTGGCGCCGATTTCCGGGATCCTGATGGCGGCGGCCACGGCTTCGACGTCCACGGGCGTCATTCTGGCGACCGGCACGTTCGGCAGCGCCATCGCCAACGTCGGCGGCAGTCCGATCGCCTCTGCGGTGATGGTGCACACCGGGGCGACCGTGATCGACTCTCTGCCGCAGGGCAACTACTTCCACGTGACCGCCGGCAGCATGAACATGGCGCTGCGCCAGCGCATGTCGCTCATTCCTTATGAAGCGATGGTGGGCGGCACCATGACGATTATCGCCACCGTGCTGTACGGTCTCCTTTAACCCGTGACGAGATGATTCCTATGAAACATGAAACCTTTGTATTGGCACCGGATTCATTCAAAGAGAGCATGACCGCTAAAGAAGTCTGCATAGCGATGGAGAAAGGGCTGCGCAAGGTCT
It encodes:
- a CDS encoding LysR family transcriptional regulator, with the translated sequence MAAISLRHIEIFHAVMTTGNLTEAAGLLNTSQPTVSRELARFERLMQMALFERVRGRLHPTAQGLRLFEEVQRSYYGLDRIVSAAEDIRRFQQAQLSIACLPVFSQSLLPEVCQPLLAEYPTLNLHIIPQESPLLEEWLSAQRHDLGLTENSTTPAGTERETLMQLSEVCVLPSRHPLASKPVLTPEDFRHQPFISLSSADSYRQWLDHLFQEAGVERSMVMETHSAASVCAMVRAGVGLSIVNPLTAADYAASRHGVVVRRFSIDVPFTVSLIRPLHRPASALVDTVTEHLQRFAQAFPARLQRLINGETRLRQD
- the lysA gene encoding diaminopimelate decarboxylase; translated protein: MPHDLNTPSHALNADSLRALPARFGCPVWAYDADTIINRIAQLRAFDTIRFAQKACSNIHILALMRRHGVKVDSVSLGEIERALAAGFQPGTPDHDIVFTADLLDHATLKRVAALNIPVNAGSVDMLNQLGAVSPGHPVWLRVNPGFGHGHSQKTNTGGENSKHGIWYGDLPLALAAIERYPLKLVGLHMHIGSGVDYGHLEQVCDAMVRQVIDFGQDLEAISAGGGLSIPYRDGEESIDTQHYYGLWNGARERIAAHLGHPVTLEIEPGRFLMAEAGVLVAEVRAVKAMGRRHFVLVDAGFNDLMRPAMYGSYHHITLLPGDGRDLGGSALRDTVVAGPLCESGDVFTQQAGGGVETIALPDAKVGDYLVFHDTGAYGASMSSNYNSRPLLPEVLFDGGEPRLIRRRQTVEELLALEQL
- a CDS encoding GntP family permease, with the protein product MNGMEPLGWYGALIGLFIAIFLILRKINPVYSLFFGAIAGAVIGGASLDQTLALLTTGTQSVMGTVIRVLAAGVLAGVMMESGAAETIAQAVVKKMGEGKAILALALATMIITAVGVFIPVAVLIVAPIALSVGNKMGISKLALLLALSGGGKAGNIISPNPNAIAAANGFHISLSDVMIAGFIPAMGGLLMTILIAGLLKNKGAKVTEQEVAALSAHQPAGDKRYPPLHQAIVAPLVAVILLMINPIGSILNIPLLSEFKLDALYVLPIAGIVGLLAMGQHRKLIAYTASGLEKMTATVLILIGAGAIAGLIAASNLSTQVVALINLMGISGTFLAPISGILMAAATASTSTGVILATGTFGSAIANVGGSPIASAVMVHTGATVIDSLPQGNYFHVTAGSMNMALRQRMSLIPYEAMVGGTMTIIATVLYGLL